Part of the Gramella sp. Hel_I_59 genome, GCTTCTAAAAACACGAAAACCCCTGTATTTGCAGGGGTTTCGCTAAAGTACTCGAGACGGGACTTGAACCCGTACGACCTAATGGTCATTGGATTTTAAGTCCAACGTGTCTACCAATTCCACCACCCGAGCTTAAAATTATTAAAGAGCGAAAAACGGGATTCGAACCCGCGACCTCCACCTTGGCAAGGTGGCGCTCTACCAACTGAGCTATTTTCGCGATTTTAAAGAACACAACGCCAATTATCATAGCGTTTAATGCGGAGGCAAATTTAAAACAAATCTTATAACAGCAAAGAATTATTTAAGAAAAAAAGCTGACTCCAAACCGATTCTTTCCAGCCCGGACGCTTATCTCTTCATTATCAGTAATTAGGAATTAAGCAACTTTCAATTAATATGTAGAACATAACAATAATAAAGTGCGATACAAAAACAACAAACCATGAAAATCTTATTGCTTACTCAGCATCCTTTTGATCTCATTCAGCTTCATGAGGGCTTCTACCGGCGTTAAAGTATCTATATCGATTGCCAATAGCTCTTGCTTCAAATCTTCCAGTAACGGATCATCCAGATTAAAAAAACTAAGTTGCATCTCCTCTTCCGCAGAACTTTTCATTACCGCCCCAGAATCTTCCATCGAGTGGGAAGCCTCCAGTTTTGCAAGAATTTTGTTCGCTCGATGTAAAACCATTTGCGGCATCCCCGCCATTTTAGCTACATGTATCCCGAAACTATGTTCACTACCTCCTGGCACCAGCTTCCGAAGAAACAACACATTATCCTTCAATTCCTTGACCGAAACATTATAATTCCTAATCCTTTTAAAGGTTTCACACATTTCATTCAGTTCATGGTAATGTGTAGCAAACAATGTTTTTGGACGGGCCGGATGTTCGTGCAAATATTCACTTATCGCCCAGGCGATACTAATCCCGTCATAGGTACTGGTTCCTCTTCCAATCTCATCAAGCAGCACAAGACTTCTTTCAGAAATATTATTTAGAATACTCGCAGTTTCATTCATTTCTACCATAAAAGTAGATTCTCCCATCGAAATATTATCGCTCGCTCCTACCCGGGTAAAGATTTTATCCACCAGGCCAATTTCCGCAGCTTTCGCTGGCACAAAACTTCCCATTTGAGCCATAAGTACGATTAACGAAGTTTGTCGCAATATGGCCGATTTACCACTCATATTTGGCCCGGTAATCATGATGATCTGCTGGTCCTCTCGGTCAAGATTAACATTGTTAGTCACGTAAACTTCTCCAGATGGTAATTGTTTCTCGATCACCGGGTGCCTTCCTTCTTCAATCGCCAGTGCATGACTATCGGTGATAGACGGACGCGAATAATTTTCCAGTTTAGCCAGTTGAGCAAACGAAGCGAGACAATCCAGTCTTGCGATCAACTTTGCATTTCGCTGTACTGGATCAATATATTCAGCCATCCAGGAAATCAGTTTTGAGAATAATTCCTGTTCAAGTTGCTGGATCTTCTCCTCTGCTCCCAGAATCTTAGACTCGTATTCCTTGAGCTCTTCTGTAATATAACGTTCAGCGTTTACAAGGGTTTGCTTTCTGTTCCAGGTTTCCGGAACCTTGTCTTTATGTGAATTTCTAACCTCGATATAATAACCGTACACATTGTTCTTCCCGATCTTTAAGGACGTAATGCCTGTTTCCTGGCTTTCACGTTTGATCATATTATCGAGATAATCCTTTCCAGTAAAAGCTATGGCCCGCAAGTCATCTAATTCTGAAGAAAAACCTTTCGCGATCACATTTCCTTTCTGAACATTGACCGGTGCTTCTTCCGTGATACTTTCAGAAATCTTGCTACGCAACAGATCGCAGCTATTCAAAGTATCTCCAATAACCCTGATCGCTTCATTATCGCATTCCAGAGCGAGTTCTTTAATTGGAATGATGGCATTGAGCGAATGTCGTAGCTGGTTCACTTCACGCGGACTGATCTTCTGAGTAGCAACCTTGGAAATTAGACGTTCCAAATCGCTCATTTCTCTTAATTGCTCCTGAATTCTTTCTAAGCTTTCTGGATTCTTCAGCAGAAAATCTACTACTTCCAATCGTTGCTCTATAAGATTCGCATCTTTAAGCGGTAGTGCCAGCCAGCGTTTTAAAAGTCGGCCACCCATTGGTGAGATCGTTTTATCGATCACATCAAGCAAGGTCACAGCATTTGCCGCATTAGAATGATATAATTCCAGGTTCCTGATGGTAAACCTGTCCATCCATACGTATTGCTCTTCCGCGATCCGGTTTAAAGAAACAATATGCTGAAGGCGATGATGCCTGGTTTCACCAAGATAATAGAGAACGGCTCCAGAAGCAACGATTCCCTCCTCAAGATGGTCTACACCAAAACCTTTTAGCGATTTTGTTCCGAAGTGATCGTTGAGAGTTTCATGAGCATAGTCACTTTTAAAGATCCAGTCATCGAGAAAGAAACAATGATGATCCTTGCCAAAAGCCGATGTAAAATCCTTTTTATACTTCTTCTGAATAAGAATTTCACTAGGTGAAAAGTTCTGAAGTAGTTTATCTATATATTCCTGATTTCCCTGTGCGCATAAAAATTCACCCGTAGAAATATCCAGAAAAGAAATTCCCAGGTTTTTCTTTCCGAAGTGAACGGCACAAAGAAAATTATTTGATTTACTGCTTAAGATATCGTCGTTAAATGCAACCCCTGGAGTAACCAGTTCGGTCACGCCTCTTTTAACGATCGTTTTAGTCATTTTCGGGTCCTCTAACTGATCGCAAATGGCAACTCGCTGACCTGCTCTGACTAATTTTGGCAGATAGGTATTGAGTGAATGATGAGGAAATCCTGCCAGCTCCGTACGCTCCCCACCGTTATTACGATTGGTAAGTACGATATTGAGAATACGCGCAGCCTTTACCGCATCTTCTCCAAAAGTTTCATAAAAATCCCCAACCCTGAAAAGCAGCATGGCGTCAGGATATTTCAGCTTAATGCTATTGTACTGTTTCATTAAAGGGGTCACCTTCTGCGATTTTTTCTCTGCCAATTTTGCGGGATTTTATGGAATGCTAATGTAAAGATTCAGGACTTTGCCCGAAAATTTAATCTAAAATTTCGACAAGAAGTGTTATGATAAATAGTACCGACCATAAAATAGTTCTGCCCCAGTTCCTGGAGACTAGATTCCCGGTGATTTGATCGCAACTTTCAGATGGTTTGATCGCATTGTGTAAAGGCACAAAAATAAGAAAGGTAAGCAACCATAAAGCTAGTATGAATAGTATGCTCGTAATCTCGTAAACACCCTGTTGTAGGAACAATTGCGAACTAGCAACGATCAATTGCAAGATCATTAAAGGTCCCACGATTACCCCAATTCTTCCGGTGTATTTTTTATGCCAGTCACCAAGTTCATTCTGCCCGTAATGACAAAGCCCGGGATAAATGACCAGTTGCACGATCCAGATTAGAACCATAAGTCCGAAATCAAGTAAAAGTCTGATCGTATGTAATTCCATCGAATCCATATATATTATTGATAACCCGCAGCCTGCAAATTGAACAACTCGGCGTATAATTTATCATTCGCCATCAACTCCTGGTGAGTTCCAATTTCATCTACCTGTCCGTCCTTAAGAACCATAATTCTGTCTGCAATACGTACGGTACTAAATCTATGCGAAATGATCACCGCCGTTTTCCCCTGAGTTAATTGAATAAAGCGCTGAAATGCTTCGGTTTCTGCACGGGCATCGAGAGCCGAGGTTGGTTCGTCAAGGATCAGCACTTCTGCATCTTTCATATAAGCCCGGGCGATCGCTATCTTTTGCCACTGACCTCCAGAAAGATCCTTCCCGTTCTTAAACCTTTTCCCTAGCTGCTGCGCATAGCCAAGCGGTAATTCTGAAACTACTTCCTGCGCCAGACTTTTCTGAGCAGCACTATCTATTCGGGATTGATTGCCTATTTCTCCAATTTCACCCATGGCAATATTTTCACGTAGCGTCAATTCAAATTTCACAAAATCCTGAAAGATCACGCCAAAATACTGCTGATACGCCGCCTGGTTATATCTTTGAATTGGAACATGATCAAGTAAGATCTCCCCTTCCGTAGGTTCGTAAAATTGTAGAAGCAATTTAATCAAGGTTGTTTTACCAGCTCCGTTCTCACCAACAAAGGCCAGTTTTTCTCCAGCTCTTAAGTGAAAATTGATATTTCTAACCACCCATTTTTCAGACTTTGGATATTTAAAACCAACATTTTTAAACTCGAAACCATGTTTGATCTCTTTTGGTAACTCAAGCTTTTCATCTGAATTTTCATTGCTGAAGGACAGATCCAGAAATTCGAAATAATCCTGAAGATAAAGAGCACTCTCGGTAATTTGAGTAAAGCGGGTGAAGAAACCCTGCAATTTAGATCGTAATCTATTGAAGGATCCAGATAAGAATGTCAGGTCACCAATACTGAAGATCCCGGCAACGGTTCTAAAGATGATAAATACGTAAGCACCATAATAGGCTCCTGTTCCAACAATATTAAAAACTGAGCCCCAACCAGCTCTTTGTTTCGCCAGGCTTTTACTCTGTTTATAATATTTGGCTGATAGATTCTGAAATCTTCCCGCAAGGTAATTTGAGAGTCCGAACAACTTCACCTCTTTTGCAGTGACATCACTCGCACCCGCATAACGTAAGTAATCAAGTTCCCGTCTTTCCTGAGTCCAGCTTCGGGCCAGAGAATAGCTTGTTCCGCTAAACTTGATCTCGTTAATGATGGTAGGAATAATCGAAACGATTAAAAGAATGATTAGCCAAGGCTCGAAAGCAACAACCCCGGCAAGTAAAGATATAATCACGATGACATCCTCTCCCTGGGTCAAAATATTAGACATCAATCCTACTCTTCCCGTAGTTTGCTGCCGCGCTCTTTCCAGTTTATCGTAAAATTCAGAATCTTCAAGTTGATCAAGATTAAGTTCTGAAGTCTTTTTTATTATTCTGACAGATGTATCTATGGAGTATTGGTCACCCAGAAGCGCATCACTTAAACTAATCCCACGACTTAACAGATCTGAAAGTATAGCCAGTCCAAACTCTGCAGCCACCAGTATCCATAATCTATCCAGGTCTTTTACTTCATTCCCAATCTGCAGAATTACTTCATCAATGATCAATTTTCCCAGCAAAAGCATGATCACCGGTAACACCGCATTTAAAACCCGACCAAAAATATTCGCATAAAAAAGTGACGGATTCACTTTCCTTATTTCTTTAAAAAATCTGGGAACGAACTTAAGGGAAGCAAAACTCTCTCTAAAATTGATTTTATTAGCTTCTAATGTCTTTTTTCTTCTTGGCAAATTCTAATTTTTGGATGCCTTGCAATTTAAGCGAAAGCGATAAAAAATGAGCTGCTTAGGTCGTAATTACAACTTAATCCTAACATTTGTACAAGCTGCGAAACTGGATACCCCTATTTGCTTCTGAAGATTTGCTATTTTTGCCGGCATGGCAAACAGGAAACTTAAAAATGCGGAACTGGACCGGAAAACGGTTTCAGAATTTAAAGAAGCAACCAAGACTCCAATTATCATCATTCTGGACAATATTAGAAGTCTGAATAATATTGGATCGGTTTTTAGAACTGCCGATGCGTTTTTGATCGAAAAGATTTATTTATGCGGAATTACCGCTAGACCGCCCCACAAGGATATTCAGAAAACTGCTCTGGGTGCCACGGAGACTGTCGCATGGGAACATGTGGAAAATACTCTTGAACTTGTCACAAAACTTCAGCAGGAAGGAAAAAAAGTCTACGCCATAGAACAAGCCGAAAATGCTGTAATGCTGGATAAATTTGAACCTTTAAAGGATCATACTTCCGCAGTAATATTCGGGAATGAAGTGAAAGGTGTACAACAGTTAGTAGTAACTGCCAGTGATGCGGTTATCGAAATACCTCAGCTGGGAAGCAAACATTCTCTGAACATTTCAGTAAGCACAGGGGTTGTAGTATGGGATCTTTTTTCGAAATTACGGCGATAAACTAGTTTACAGCTTTATCGATTTCGGCTAGAAGCTTCAAGTAATCCTGACGGTTCGCCACGAAATCCAGGTCTGAAATATCGATGATCTGCACCTTCATATTACTTTGAGACTTGATAAAATTCAGATAACTCTTATTGATCTCAATCAAATACTCCGGTTGAATATTCTGCTCATAATCTCTGCCTCTTTTCTTAATATTCTGAAGCAATCTGTCTGTATTTTGATACAAATAGATATAAAGTTCCGGCTTTACCAGCTCCTTATACATTAGATGGAATAACTTGTGATAAAGCGAATATTCATCTTCATGAAGCGTAATTCTTGCAAAAATTAGTGACTTAAACACATCATAATCTGAAATGATAAAGTCCTTAAATAAATCGTACTGTGCCAGGTCATCTGAGAGTTGCTGATACCTGTCTGCCAGGAAAGACATTTCCAATGAAAATGCATAGCGATCCTTATCCTCGTAAAATTTTGGTAAAAATGGGTTGTCCTTAAAGCGTTCGAGGATCAGTTTTGCATTAAAATCTTCGGAAACCATCGTGGAAAAACTGGTTTTACCGGCACCAATATTTCCTTCTACAGCGATATAGTTACAACCAGGAAAATTATACTTAATACCCGGAATATCTAATTTCTCTGAAACCTTATTGATTTCTGAAGTATCATTGGTATCTGCCAGTAGATCGCGATAAGATTTTTTAAGAAGCGGATGCATTTCCTTTGCCGCAATATCCTGAAGCGGCAGTAAAACGAATTTTCTATCTGGAATTCCGGGATGCGGGATCTGCAAGTTTTCGACCTGAATGATCTCATCTCCAAAAATTAGAAGATCCAGATCAATTACCCGGTTTTGATAGACACCGGAATTATTTCTCTCTCGGCCCAGCTCATTTTCTATTGCCTGTAAACTTTTTAAAATTTGCTGTGGATCCAGTCTTGTTTCGATCTTCGTACAGGCATTGAAAAATGAATTTCCTTCGAATCCCCAGGCCGGAGTTTCGTAAATACCAGAAACCTCCCGAACCCATCCAATATTTTCATGAATTTGATCAAGTGCAGTTTGCAAATAACCTAGACGGTCGCCAAGGTTACTACCTAAGGCCAATAGTACTGTTTTAGGGGAATTCAAAACGGATTAAGAAAATTTTAATAGGTAGCATCAAATAATTTCACAGCAAATTAAGCAAAACAAAAGCACATACTCTTAATTTTGCAGCAAGACTTAATAAAAAAATTTGAGTAAACTTTCCCGGAAAAAGAAGCACAGGGCTTTACAAATTTATATGATCCTGAGCGCGTTGTTCATTGCCTCTCTGGTGGTATCCAACCTGATCTTTCAGAAGTTTTTTTACTGGGATTTCTTCGGAATTTACACTTTTGAGATTTCCGTAGGAATTTTACCATATCCAATCACTTTTTTGATCACCGATATTATTAGCGAGATCTATGGAAAAAAGAAGGCCAACCAGGTAGTAACTACTGGAATCTTTGCCTCGGTTTTTTCCTTATTAATTATTTATATCGCAGATTATGTTCCTGCAACCAGCTGGTCTCCCATCGACAACGAAATTTTCGGAAGGGTCTTTGGAGCCACAGCCATTGCGGTTTTTGCCAGTATGGTCGCCTATTTGCTGGCTCAGTATGTGGACATTCAGCTATTTCATTTCTGGAAGAAACTTACCCGCGGGAAGCATCTCTGGCTAAGAAACAATTTTTCTACTTTCCTTTCCCAGTTCGTAGACACATTCTCGGTCCTATTCTTGCTCTGTACTTTCAATAAAATTTCATGGGAACTTTTTGGCGGACTTTTATTGAGCGGATTTCTTTTTAAAGTTTTAATCGCTGCGATAGACACACCATTTTTGTATGCTGCTGTTTTCGCCTTCAGAAAATATTTTAAGCTGAAGCCTGCGGAAGAATTACAATTTGATCAACCTACTCTCGAATAGCATAGCTATTCTAAAACATAGAATTATGAAAAAAGCATTTAAAATAATTGGATTTACACTACTAACGATCATCATCTTATTAGTGATCGCACCTTTTGTATTTGAATCTCAGCTGAAGGATCTCGTGAGGAAGACTTTGAACGAGAACATGGATGCTCAGGTAGATTTTGAAGATATTAACCTTAGTATGTTTCGAAATTTTCCGGATGCCACTTTGGTGATTGAGGATCTTAGCATTATAAATAACGAACCCTTTAAAGGAGATACTCTTGCGCTTAGTGAGGAGATTATCCTGGAAATGTCTGTCAAAGAACTTTTTAAGAGTAGTTCTGAACCTAAAAGGGTAGATCAGGTAAAGATCAATAACGCATATCTTAATATTAAAGTGGACTCACTGGGACAGGCCAATTATGATATTGCTATTGAAGATACCACGGCAACCACCGGAGATTCGACCGCTACAGGATTCAGCCTGGACCTGAAGCACTACGAAATCAACAATACCAGGATTAAGTATGTGGATGAATCGGCGAAGATCGCACTGGATGTTGAAAACCTGAATCATGAAGGAAATGGTGATTTCTCTCTTGCTACTTCTGAACTGGAAACCTATTCCGAAGCCCTGGTAAGT contains:
- the folK gene encoding 2-amino-4-hydroxy-6-hydroxymethyldihydropteridine diphosphokinase; the encoded protein is MNSPKTVLLALGSNLGDRLGYLQTALDQIHENIGWVREVSGIYETPAWGFEGNSFFNACTKIETRLDPQQILKSLQAIENELGRERNNSGVYQNRVIDLDLLIFGDEIIQVENLQIPHPGIPDRKFVLLPLQDIAAKEMHPLLKKSYRDLLADTNDTSEINKVSEKLDIPGIKYNFPGCNYIAVEGNIGAGKTSFSTMVSEDFNAKLILERFKDNPFLPKFYEDKDRYAFSLEMSFLADRYQQLSDDLAQYDLFKDFIISDYDVFKSLIFARITLHEDEYSLYHKLFHLMYKELVKPELYIYLYQNTDRLLQNIKKRGRDYEQNIQPEYLIEINKSYLNFIKSQSNMKVQIIDISDLDFVANRQDYLKLLAEIDKAVN
- a CDS encoding ABC transporter ATP-binding protein, with the protein product MPRRKKTLEANKINFRESFASLKFVPRFFKEIRKVNPSLFYANIFGRVLNAVLPVIMLLLGKLIIDEVILQIGNEVKDLDRLWILVAAEFGLAILSDLLSRGISLSDALLGDQYSIDTSVRIIKKTSELNLDQLEDSEFYDKLERARQQTTGRVGLMSNILTQGEDVIVIISLLAGVVAFEPWLIILLIVSIIPTIINEIKFSGTSYSLARSWTQERRELDYLRYAGASDVTAKEVKLFGLSNYLAGRFQNLSAKYYKQSKSLAKQRAGWGSVFNIVGTGAYYGAYVFIIFRTVAGIFSIGDLTFLSGSFNRLRSKLQGFFTRFTQITESALYLQDYFEFLDLSFSNENSDEKLELPKEIKHGFEFKNVGFKYPKSEKWVVRNINFHLRAGEKLAFVGENGAGKTTLIKLLLQFYEPTEGEILLDHVPIQRYNQAAYQQYFGVIFQDFVKFELTLRENIAMGEIGEIGNQSRIDSAAQKSLAQEVVSELPLGYAQQLGKRFKNGKDLSGGQWQKIAIARAYMKDAEVLILDEPTSALDARAETEAFQRFIQLTQGKTAVIISHRFSTVRIADRIMVLKDGQVDEIGTHQELMANDKLYAELFNLQAAGYQ
- a CDS encoding TrmH family RNA methyltransferase; protein product: MANRKLKNAELDRKTVSEFKEATKTPIIIILDNIRSLNNIGSVFRTADAFLIEKIYLCGITARPPHKDIQKTALGATETVAWEHVENTLELVTKLQQEGKKVYAIEQAENAVMLDKFEPLKDHTSAVIFGNEVKGVQQLVVTASDAVIEIPQLGSKHSLNISVSTGVVVWDLFSKLRR
- a CDS encoding queuosine precursor transporter translates to MILSALFIASLVVSNLIFQKFFYWDFFGIYTFEISVGILPYPITFLITDIISEIYGKKKANQVVTTGIFASVFSLLIIYIADYVPATSWSPIDNEIFGRVFGATAIAVFASMVAYLLAQYVDIQLFHFWKKLTRGKHLWLRNNFSTFLSQFVDTFSVLFLLCTFNKISWELFGGLLLSGFLFKVLIAAIDTPFLYAAVFAFRKYFKLKPAEELQFDQPTLE
- the mutS gene encoding DNA mismatch repair protein MutS, giving the protein MKQYNSIKLKYPDAMLLFRVGDFYETFGEDAVKAARILNIVLTNRNNGGERTELAGFPHHSLNTYLPKLVRAGQRVAICDQLEDPKMTKTIVKRGVTELVTPGVAFNDDILSSKSNNFLCAVHFGKKNLGISFLDISTGEFLCAQGNQEYIDKLLQNFSPSEILIQKKYKKDFTSAFGKDHHCFFLDDWIFKSDYAHETLNDHFGTKSLKGFGVDHLEEGIVASGAVLYYLGETRHHRLQHIVSLNRIAEEQYVWMDRFTIRNLELYHSNAANAVTLLDVIDKTISPMGGRLLKRWLALPLKDANLIEQRLEVVDFLLKNPESLERIQEQLREMSDLERLISKVATQKISPREVNQLRHSLNAIIPIKELALECDNEAIRVIGDTLNSCDLLRSKISESITEEAPVNVQKGNVIAKGFSSELDDLRAIAFTGKDYLDNMIKRESQETGITSLKIGKNNVYGYYIEVRNSHKDKVPETWNRKQTLVNAERYITEELKEYESKILGAEEKIQQLEQELFSKLISWMAEYIDPVQRNAKLIARLDCLASFAQLAKLENYSRPSITDSHALAIEEGRHPVIEKQLPSGEVYVTNNVNLDREDQQIIMITGPNMSGKSAILRQTSLIVLMAQMGSFVPAKAAEIGLVDKIFTRVGASDNISMGESTFMVEMNETASILNNISERSLVLLDEIGRGTSTYDGISIAWAISEYLHEHPARPKTLFATHYHELNEMCETFKRIRNYNVSVKELKDNVLFLRKLVPGGSEHSFGIHVAKMAGMPQMVLHRANKILAKLEASHSMEDSGAVMKSSAEEEMQLSFFNLDDPLLEDLKQELLAIDIDTLTPVEALMKLNEIKRMLSKQ